From a region of the Zingiber officinale cultivar Zhangliang chromosome 4B, Zo_v1.1, whole genome shotgun sequence genome:
- the LOC121975432 gene encoding uncharacterized protein LOC121975432 — translation MGSEFVSEGAVAIAKKKKTHRSAKLKQCKLDARREQWLSQGLCSRSAVKNKDCLVSASRSPASSSPPHPALSKKMNIGLKEEEEEIRVSTERDGSSSHDSEGGSPTHGGNANGCPANSVSSGSSFASSSRSLSDAEVEADDHEERGDEGIDDWETLADELADDHSQPDQNPIATLPDSTAELGRTNKGNQESLEKPEAKQAVNRAWRPDDTLRPQSLPNLSKQRSFPVSMAHRFAASGWAQRDILSTPCPICCEDLDLTDSSFLPCNCGFRLCLFCHKRILEADGRCPGCRKHYAPVAGGEVGIMSEIPTLALRLSRSCSMSSRT, via the exons ACCCACCGGTCGGCGAAATTGAAGCAGTGCAAACTCGACGCTCGGCGCGAGCAGTGGCTCTCTCAAG GTCTCTGTTCCCGATCTGCAGTGAAGAACAAGGATTGCTTGGTGTCTGCAAGTAGATCTCCTGCGTCGTCGTCGCCCCCTCATCCGGCGCTGTCTAAGAAGATGAATATCGGActgaaggaagaggaggaggaaattCGGGTTTCGACGGAGCGTGATGGATCCAGTTCACACGACAGCGAGGGAGGCTCTCCGACTCATGGGGGCAATGCAAATGGATGCCCTGCTAATAGTGTTAGTAGCGGTAGCAGTTTTGCATCGTCATCGAGAAGCCTCAGCGACGCCGAAGTGGAAGCAGATGACCACGAGGAGAGAGGAGATGAGGGAATTGACGATTGGGAGACCTTAGCGGATGAGTTAGCAGATGACCACAGTCAGCCTGATCAGAACCCTATAGCCACTCTGCCTGATTCTACTGCAGAATTGGGTCGCACTAACAAGGGTAACCAGGAGAGTTTGGAAAAACCTGAGGCTAAGCAGGCAGTCAATAGGGCTTGGAGGCCAGATGACACTCTCCGACCCCAGAGTCTGCCCAACCTCTCAAAGCAGCGGAGTTTCCCTGTTAGCATGGCACATCGCTTCGCAGCATCTGGGTGGGCACAGCGTGACATCCTCTCTACTCCGTGCCCCATCTGCTGTGAGGATCTGGATCTAACGGACTCAAGCTTCTTACCCTGCAATTGTGGCTTCCGCCTCTGCCTGTTCTGCCACAAGCGAATTCTTGAGGCAGATGGGCGCTGCCCGGGATGCAGGAAGCATTATGCTCCTGTGGCAGGTGGCGAGGTTGGCATTATGAGTGAAATACCAACCTTGGCTCTTCGCCTCTCTCGATCTTGTAGCATGAGTTCAAGAACCTAG